In a single window of the Porites lutea chromosome 14, jaPorLute2.1, whole genome shotgun sequence genome:
- the LOC140924071 gene encoding uncharacterized protein, whose amino-acid sequence MNLKFPILKSVEQARSSETQTLEEARQTVALRVYTDEREEIVQQRVCDVWTASRLDCTCLGEPVARDSQDEGDQNCPYCLCQEAGGNIASVRGKCRNQTCAVCMLMNKLDQRTMTALGLKRNERLTAMLELAPFITECLNTGDMPEDRRIQVSRAFEDILSCSASRLRYVANTGMLIMLCPRLRHLLLQKGWGNVWCNLSKIASAIGHHNDHRSQIAALMFIRRRCIPDTNSKWLWFLQSEDHAEEEEIDRSVFQ is encoded by the exons ATGAACTTGAAATTCCCCATTTTGAAGAGC gtAGAACAGGCGAGATCTTCAGAAACACAGACTTTAGAAGAGGCTAGACAAACTGTAGCTCTTCGAGTATACACAGATGAACGTGAAGAAATAGTGCAGCAGCGAGTGTGCGATGTTTGGACAGCTTCTCGGTTGGACTGCACCTGCCTCGGAGAACCAGTGGCCAGAGATTCACAGGATGAAGGAGACCAGAATTGCCCATACTGTCTATGCCAGGAAGCAGGGGGAAATATCGCCAGTGTGAGAGGCAAATGTAGGAACCAAAcctgtgctgtttgcatgctgATGAATAAGCTGGACCAACGCACAATGACTGCACTTGGCTTAAAACGCAATGAACGCCTGACTGCCATGCTAGAATTGGCACCCTTCATCACAGAATGTTTGAACACTGGAGACATGCCTGAAGATAGGAGGATTCAGGTTTCCAGGGCCTTTGAAGACATACTAAGTTGTAGCGCATCCAGACTGCGATATGTTGCAAACACTGGCATGCTAATCATGCTCTGTCCACGGCTACGACACCTTCTCTTGCAGAAAGGTTGGGGCAATGTCTGGTGTAACCTGTCTAAGATAGCTAGTGCAATTGGTCATCACAACGATCACCGCAGCCAAATTGCAGCTCTGATGTTCATCCGTCGCAGGTGCATACCAGACACCAATAGCAAATGGCTGTGGTTTCTTCAGTCAGAAGATCACgctgaagaagaagaaattgacAGGAGTGTGTTCCAATAA